One region of Mycolicibacterium rhodesiae NBB3 genomic DNA includes:
- a CDS encoding Rv0361 family membrane protein — MPGPYPPEYGAGPGGPQMYPTTGPQWFPQQQNPEPYPDNPPSAYPGMLPPPVQYPKRRRWPLVLGALLVVAVVAVVVSIVLATRGGDQASASGALSDASAKTAIQEYLDAMTNGDDETVARHTLCGLFDAVREKRSDLALAGLASDAFRQQYGRAEVTSIDKIVMWSPHQAQVLFTMKVEPKGSRRNEPRAQGEQQGVAQLLTQGNEVLVCSYLPRTAGQY, encoded by the coding sequence ATGCCCGGTCCGTACCCGCCCGAATACGGCGCCGGACCGGGCGGCCCGCAAATGTATCCGACGACGGGTCCACAGTGGTTTCCTCAGCAGCAGAACCCCGAGCCCTATCCGGACAACCCTCCGTCGGCTTATCCGGGGATGCTTCCGCCGCCGGTGCAGTATCCGAAGAGGCGGCGCTGGCCCCTTGTCCTAGGGGCACTGCTGGTGGTGGCGGTGGTCGCCGTGGTGGTCTCGATCGTGCTGGCCACCCGCGGCGGCGACCAGGCATCCGCGTCGGGCGCGCTGAGCGACGCGTCGGCCAAGACGGCGATCCAGGAGTATTTGGATGCGATGACCAACGGCGACGACGAGACCGTCGCCCGGCACACCCTGTGCGGGTTGTTCGACGCCGTCAGGGAGAAGCGTTCCGACCTCGCGCTGGCCGGCCTCGCCAGCGATGCCTTCCGTCAGCAGTACGGACGCGCAGAGGTGACGTCGATCGACAAGATCGTGATGTGGTCACCGCATCAGGCGCAGGTGCTGTTCACCATGAAGGTCGAGCCAAAGGGCTCTCGGCGCAACGAACCCCGAGCCCAGGGTGAACAGCAGGGCGTCGCGCAGCTACTCACCCAGGGCAACGAGGTGCTCGTGTGCTCGTATCTGCCGCGGACGGCGGGCCAGTACTGA